The Tripterygium wilfordii isolate XIE 37 chromosome 18, ASM1340144v1, whole genome shotgun sequence nucleotide sequence TACTACTTTGTCTGGAATTCGGTGGTTTATCACCTTTGTGGATGATTGCACTAGGATGACTTGGATCTAtacgatgaaaaataagagcgatgtcagtggcatattcaAAGCTTTCTATTACATGGTTCAAAACCAATATTCACTCCCCATCAAGGTGCTTCGTTCCGATACTGGTGGTGAGTATATAAATTGCGACCTTGTTAATTTTTTCCAGGATAAAGGCATTCTTCATGAGACTACATGCCCTCAAACCCCACAGCAAAACGGGATTGCTGAACGAAAAAATCGGCATATCCTTGAAACCACACGAGCATTGTTGATTGGTGCAAGTGTTCCCCAAACATATTGGAGTTATGCTGTCACCTACGCAGTCTACCTGATGAATCGGATGCCTTCTAAAGTTCTAGATTTTCGAACTCCTTTGGCAACATTGGCTGATCATGTCTCTATTTGCTCTTCTTTAACTTTAGAACCTCGGGTTTTTGGTTGCGTTGCTTATGTGCACTTACCCAAGAATCAACGAAGTAAACTAGATCCTTGTGCAGTGCGGTGTGTATTTCTTGGATTTAGTCCCCAACAGAAGGGGTACCGCTGCTATCATCCTTCCTCTCGTCACATGTATGTCTCAATGGATGTTACGTTCTCCGAGgattcattattttttcctcCTACCCGAACCAACCATGATCCTCAGGGGGAACCTAAATGTAATGATGAGGGTTATGGTCAGTTCGGTACAGTGTTAGAAGAACCCCCAACTGAGATTGAAGCCAAAAGTGAAGCTGGGGAACTTGTTACAGCCGAGAGTGAGATTGAAGCAGTGACCGTGCCTGACGTAGTGCATGAAACTGAGACTGTAGCATCAGAGAATCTGCATGCAGTGCCGTGTGTAGTAGATGAAGCACAAGAAACCCCTCCTCCAGTATCACCTCCAAGATCTGCTGGTCCTACCAATATCCCGGAGGTAAGTATCCCAGACCCTGAATCTTGTTACAATTGTGGTCCTGTAGAAAGTTCATATGCGTTACCTCCTCGAAAAAATCGTGGGAAACCACCTGAGAGGTATTCTCCggaggagaaaataaagtattCCATTACAAACTATGTATCTACTCACCGGTTACCACCATTGTATTGTGCTTTAGTTCACCAGATTGATGCAATAAAAATTCCTACAAGGGTGGAAGAAGCTTTACAAGACCCACGATGGACTGCAGCAATGAGAGTAGAGATGGAGGCCTTAATGAATAATAGAACTTGGAGTGTAGTTTCTTTTCCTTCGGGTAAGAAAGCTGTAGGTTGCAAATGGGTGTTCACAGTTAAACACAAAGCAGATGGGTCAGTTGATCGGTTCAAAGCTAGACTGGTAGCTAAGGGCTACACACAGACTTTCGGAGTCGATTATCAGGAAacttttgctcctgttgcaaaaatgaATACTATTCGAGTTTTATTGTCTTTGGCTGctaattttgattggcctcttaAACagtttgatgtaaaaaatgccttCCTACATGGagacctacaagaagaagtgTACATCGATTTTCCACCAGGATTCGATGTTCCTGATTCAAAAGGAAAAGCTTGCAGGCTTCATAAGGCgttatatggcctcaaacaatcACCCAGAGCGTGGTTTGGGAGGTTTACACAAGCTATGAAGAAATATGGATATCGGCAAGGAAACTCAGAccatacactattcatcaaacaTAATGGTAAGAAAGTAACCTTGCTTatcatatatgttgatgatatgatcGTCACAGGAGATGATGTACAAGAAATTGAGAGATTGCAAAAGCACCTTTCGTCagagtttgagatgaaagatttaGGAGGACTTAAGTACTTCTTGGGTATTGAAGTTGCACGCTCTCCGAAGGGAATTTGTTTATCACAACGGAAGTATGTTTTGGACCTTCTGTccgaaactggtatgcttgcaTGCAAGCCGGCTGATACTCCAATTGTGCAAAATCATCATCTGGGTATTTATGAGGATCAAATTCctacaaacaaagaaagatatCAGAAGTTGGTAGGAAAGTTGATCTATTTATCATTGACGAGACCCGATATTGCCTATGCGGTAAGTGTTGTCAGTCAGTTCATGCATGCACCAAGCGAAGATCACATGGAAGCAGTTACTCGTATTCTGAGTTATTTGAAGGGAAGCCCGGGCAAAGGATTATGTTTCCGCAAACATGGTCATATGAAAGTAGAAGGGTACACGGATGCAGATTGGAGTTTCCGAAAGCATGGTCATGTGAAAGTAGAAGGGTACACGGATGCAGACTGGGCTGGTAACATTGTTAATCTGCGGTCTACGTCTGGTTACTTTACATTCGTGGCAGGTAACCTGGTGACATGGAGAAGCAAAAAGCAGAATGTGGTGGCCCGATCCTCTGCAGAAGCCGAGTATAGGGGGATGGCGCAAGGGATTTGTGAACTTTTGTGGATTAGGATTTTGCTCACTGAAATTGGGTTCAAGCCAAAAGAACCAATGCActtatattgtgacaatcaagcagcGAGTGAGATAGCAGATAATCCAGTACAACATGACCGTACTAAACATGTTGAGGTAGATCGACACTTCATCAAGGAGAAACTAGAAGATAAGTTGGTGGAGGTTCCATTCGTAAAATCAGATCAACAATTAGCAGATGTTTTAACTCATGCCGTATTTACAAGGGTATTTCATGACTCATTGGACAAGTTGGGCTTAGTAGATATCTACGCACCAACTTGAGAGGGGGTGTTAAACAAGTCAACATAATATTCTcttattatatgattgatttccaGTTTCCTTATCAAAGGATAATTGATACCCGTGTATCACTGATTGGTGATTAATTGTAACTTATATATTGCCtccttgagagagaataaaCTACACACTTTCAATCAAACCTTTAACAGAAGCATGGTTTGTTAAAATCCGCTGGCCTTAAACTGAATCCTCTGTATTCATACATCCAAGTGGATGTATATATACATCTGGTGGCTTTTTCGTATGAAGATTCCAAGTATACACTCCCACATGACGCTAGctaaaatcatcaaaacaacATAATGTTACCAATGGTAAAGTTGAGTATCATTAGGGTAAATATACACTGGAAAGTAAACCAGTGCCAGTAACATgcacaaaagaaaagataaaacaaATCAATTGACCAAACAGATGACTTGTTTCTGAAGCCAATTGAGATGGATAACTATGTTTCTGAAGCCATATGATAGCTCTCATTAAATCACAATACAAGaagtaaaaatgtaaaatatatcCACATCCATCAACCTGAAAAGTGAAATCAAAACGTCTAATGAGAAGGCCTGCACTACTTCTATTGCATTTACTAATCTAGATCACTAGATGATAAGCATCCCTTCTCATCTTAATTTGcaatcaaaaatgaaaaaacaaacagGGTTCAAagatttaaaggaaaaaaaaaatgatacagAGAAAGATATTGAAACAGAGGGATCCACACATTCACCTTCAAAACAGAACAAGAGAAGAATTTCTTTCTGAAAACTCAAGTGTATTTCATAAAAGATAACCAACAATAGTAAGATGTTTTGCGGCTGCAAATAGCCTTAATACAACTAACCCTAGGgcaaacaaaggaaaagacaCATATAGCCTTAACTAAATAGTAATGTGGTAAAATTAAACCTTTAATAGACAATAAACTGACTTGCACCACATAGCAAAACAATAAGTGACAAATCAGGTTCTCCTCTCAAGCTTCTTCTTCCCTTGAGCAACCAGCTGATCCTCAAATTTTCTAGTCATATGATCTACATCAAAAAAGGAGTGAAATTGGATTGAAATTGTCTAAAGTAACTCTGAGCATATAGCCAACGGAGCCTAATTGAACTATTTGTACTACAAGACTGTTTCATTTCCCTTTCTAGAATCTACCTTGAACTATTTGAAAGCCTAATAATTACACACCCTCTTGTCAGTCACATACTTATCTTTTGTAGTTTTCGCAGTTCTGTTTTTGGTAATTGATATTTAGAAAGTACTCTGTACTGGGAATGGAGAacaaataaatattcaaaaaagagagagttcGCTGTAGCTTCTACTACATTTTTTGTTTCCTAGTCTCCAGTTGTTTCTATCTGCGTCACATGTATTGTGTCTCATGTCCTGGTATAGTAGTGCAAAAAGccaaaatttgatgctttgcagtTGATTTCTGATGACATATTAAAGAGCATATAAATGAAGTGACTAATTCATAACTAGTAAAGAATAAAACAGAGTCTAGGCTTTATTATGAAGCACAAAATCTAACAGTCTAAAATTATAGCAGAATGACAAGATGTTCATTGAAGTGAAGTTGGTTTTTGAAGGGAACGTTGTGGGAGGGAGTGAGTTTCAGGATCCTAATTCGCACTGTGTCATAATCCTTGCACTTTCGGGGTTAAAAACAGGGGATTTCTGGCCGTTGTTAGCAGAGGATTCAAGCAAGTGAATCCACATTTTCATCTCTTCCAGTTGTCTGAACATCATATGCTGAAAATCTCTGATCAGTGGATCCCTCATAACCCAGAAAAGTAATTTTCCATTGGTTTCGTGGTTCACTCCAAAATGTTTGTCCCTAGATGTTGGCCCTCTTAGCAGTCAGAACTTATCaaggaaattttattttcttcaacatCTTATTTACATTCAAGACCAGAAATCCCACCATTGATAACCACTACTAGATTGGTCAAACAGATTATCAGATTCAAGACTACCCCAATCTTCTGGTGATGTCAATGGATTCCTATTACCAGCTGGTTCTACCATACTCATAAGGTTTGGTTCATCGTCTAATCCAAAGTACTCTGTTTTTATGCTGCCATCATCATCTGAATGTACTCCTAGTCCATGTTCTGATATTTCCATTGACAAGCTCGGCTTCACTTCCGATTCGCGCTTGCTGAAGTCGCCATTCTCCAATTCCCCTTCATTGCTTCTCGGTGCCCCTTCACTTCGCCTGCAACACTCCCTCTCTTCTTCTGACTTTTGAACCATATCCTTCAGTCTCTGCAACTGCAAATAACAACTCCATATTTAATACATATATCTGTAATTGTATTAAATTCTTACTCATAACTAAACAAAAAGTTTTCAAAGGTGGGTAAGAATTCTTCAAGTACCTGTAAAACCAAACCCTGCGTCTCTATCTTTAGAGTCTCGAATCGTGAAGCGAGGCTGTTGTAATTAGCTCTTAATATGGTGTAGTCTCGCTCAAGCTGCTTGGACTTCCATCTCGCTCTCTTGTTCTGAAACCAAATCGCAACCTGACGAGGCTGCAACCCAAGTTCCCTCGCAAATTGCAACTTCTTTTTGGGTTCAAGTCTAGTCTCTGTTTCAAACATGGACTCTAATGACTCGATCTGCTCATCACTAAATCTCCCCTTGTTGTTCTTGctgctctttttctttctcagtGTGTTCATGAGGCTAAAAGATTCCGAAGAAGGAgaatattcttcttcttcttccccaaGCATTCTGGTAACAGCTATGTCAATTGTGTTTTCTGGGCTGTGTGTCATAGTTTTGAGGCTATATAAACAGGGTTTGTGTGAATTTATATCTCAAGTGTGTGGTGGGGGGTGGGTGAATTAATTGTTGAAGTCGGTTTTAGTGCTGAAGAAGATTCTAATCTTTTTTTCCTGGGAAATTAATGGTCTTTGTCTTATCAATTATCGATTAATTTTAGAGCTAAAACTTAAACTATGGAGCCGGCTTAGCTTTAATTAGTTGATTATTGTTGTCTTAGTTTTTGTAATGTTGTTGGTGGTACCACACACTTAAAAATGTATTCGAATGGTCGCCATCTGCATCTTaacttcatcctagccttgttGTTTATAGTGTCGGCGGCGTGAATCACGTTCTCCATGAAGCATTAAGGAAGTTTTCCAAgagctttttttctttttctttttctttttcttttattgacaAGGAGCTTTATGTATGACTCTATGAGTTTAGGaagaatcaaatagacattaaaataataaaaaaatttactaacATTATACATAAAAGCTTCCGAGTTAGTTTAAAAATTACATTATTAAGAAGCTTGTTAAGAGCTCCCAAGTAAACTCGAACACGATAATCTTATCTTATCATCAGGTGAGAAATTTGTGTACAAGCGGGCTTAAGTTTAAGCCAATAAATAATATACAAACAACAAATTTATACAGTGTCTTTCTCGATTTAAATACAAGGTTACCCGATCATCTAAGATAGTGTGATTTATTTCAGTCAAATCCTCGGCTAAGCCACTCATTTAGTCGACTCGAGCCATATGAGACTTAGTCGGCCGAGCCACTCATCAACGTCCCCAACTTTGGTTGTTGGTGAATTTCGATTTTTGTAAAAATCCCATTATTTGATAAAAGAATTTCAAAGAAATTCGGAAAATATTTTTGGAACCAATAAGAATAGTGGCTCGCGAACAATTACTTGTCACCTGTCACACGTCTCCCAACGATATGTTGCCACCTGTACACGGCTCCAAACTATGCATTCCCATTTCGTCTTCGTTTTTCTTTGGATCTTACATCATGACGTGGCACGAAAGTTGCGGTTGTGCCTACGGTTGCTCAAGTATCGTACCTAATCCAGAGTTGTGTGGGGACAAGCTTTGAATTTTTACCTGTGTATGAATAGTTTGAACTTGGATCTCTCTGTTAGAACAATTTAACACCAACCAACTCAGCCATCTATGAGTGATCAATAGATCTAATATTTATATGTAAATTATTGGAATTCTGGATCCTACATCTCTACATTGGTatgatattgtttgttttaaaCTTATTCCCGTATGGATTTGTTCATGATTTTTTACTCAAAAATCTCATACCAATGGAGATATTATTCATACTTATAAACCGACAGCCTTTCCCATATTTaatcgatgtgagatttttaattTGCACCTAACATAAAGTTGGTGGGTTTGGCGCTTCTCCTAGCGAGTTCGATGGCTTTTTCGCACCCTTAAGAGTGGCGTTGGTTTTGGTAGATAGAACATCGGCCGAGTAAAACGACGTGGTTTCAGGTTGTTTGTCACTACATGTCACGTCATTGCATTCAGACATGATTATCTTATCACTACAAAACTTCACCGGCTACATCGAAGATGATTATCCGTCcaaattttgtgaaatttcaacacacaaaaaaaataatttccataacaattaatatatatatatatatatatatatatatatatctaataagCGAGGAGCACATTGAGCATTGAATACGATGGACGAACGAAAGTAAGGGATCTAGTAGTATTAATATAGTGCGTGAGGTGACGAGACATGTAAAATACGATTAGTATTCTTCATGTGGTTTAATATAGTGTTGTTATTGGACTAACATGTTTTTCAACTTAATTAGTAGTAAATATCGTGCCAACAGTTGTAAGGTTAGGATTATAGTTGTCTAATTAATCCTCCTAGGTGGACCCAACCATTCAACCGACCTAGTCTAGGAGGATATATACGTAATGAATATTCATTCACACTTTAAAAAATcttgatgaaaataaaaactatccagctcatcttctttttctttcttccttgtcTTGTCTCGCTTAAGACAAGAAAGATAAACTTGAAATTACAAGTgatagagactagagagagcTGTTTGTGACAGTTTTTTTTATCTGTATTAGGCG carries:
- the LOC119983664 gene encoding homeobox-leucine zipper protein ATHB-12-like; this translates as MTHSPENTIDIAVTRMLGEEEEEYSPSSESFSLMNTLRKKKSSKNNKGRFSDEQIESLESMFETETRLEPKKKLQFARELGLQPRQVAIWFQNKRARWKSKQLERDYTILRANYNSLASRFETLKIETQGLVLQLQRLKDMVQKSEEERECCRRSEGAPRSNEGELENGDFSKRESEVKPSLSMEISEHGLGVHSDDDGSIKTEYFGLDDEPNLMSMVEPAGNRNPLTSPEDWGSLESDNLFDQSSSGYQWWDFWS